TTACAATTCTGTAATTATATAATGCACGTTATGTTAttgatgatttatataatattaaacatacacaTGTTTAGTATAGTGGTACTCTATTGTTTACATTATGGTACTCTTAACACTTCaaattgttattgataattttttttttaattcataacataattttaaattatttttataatatttattgatcaataacaatatttctgCTTAATGAAGTTACTATAGGTTGTAAAGCCGTTaggtgatatttttaattataatttttttattcgtgacCAGTTAATTAGTAGACCACCTTTTGTActcattttcatcaaatatttgcagataattatttttgtattgttcaactaataaaataagttcatagcaaaatattactttgaattattaaatcgtttagaataaaataaatatttatacatgtgATATTCTTTATTTTTGGTTGTATTTAATTAGATGTTCTAGATGGGTAAAAAATTAGTAGACCAGAAAACATGCCACTAGAATAGCCCAAAAAAGTGAAAACTctactttttttattcaacactTGTACAATTGTTTGAATTGAACAATATTGAACAATTaaccgtttatttttatagatatacctactaataaatgGGATCTGATAATGAAAGAAAATGGTTTGAACATGGTTGACTTGAGAGACAATCGTTACAATCAAATAATTCACATGGTGTCAGCTGCATGTGGGGCTGAAGACTTTTATACAACCGAAGTAAAAACATCATAAACTCTTCCATTgtgtttaacattaattaacttaatatttgttTCAGGATCATACGAGCAGGAGAGAGGACGTGTCTCTTGCTAAAAGTCTAGATGTCAAAGCGTCAGCGTCATGGATTGGACACCCTTACTTTGATGTCATTGATAATTCAtcagattttgaaaataaaatatgcagaaTGATAGctgtaaatattaacattaaataaattattgatggtctctgagaatatttttattcttttattcatattttataggcAGTTTGTCAAAAATTGGGCCTAGACACTGGTGATCGATTAGCAACAAACTCGAAAAAACGTAAATGGTTAGTGAAGTATCTGCCTAATGATCAGTTGTTCCCCCCATTTCAAGATTTTGATGTGGTACACAATTACTTGCAGacatatactaaaaatatgcaAGCTCGCTTACGAAAACGAGGACAAAAAGGTTCCTTATCCATCTGTATTTACATAACGTCTCTGACTATAACTtcaattttgttgtttataggtCATTGGAACTATACACATACGATTCGCAGGCCTCGGGTCCGTGGTCAAGTAATAGAAGTAAAAACACAGCTCAGTCACAGGGACTATGTGAATCTGTTGTCACAAAAAGATGAAACCCACTATCCAATCTATAAAAAAAGGCGATGTTTTATACACTACAATCAGTATTTCCAGCTTGACATTTATTGTAAACCTTGTCATAAAAGGTACGTAACTAACAACTTTAAAACCTTTGTATTTTCACTGGATTTCCTTTGTTGTTTTGTTatcaatagtaaattatttttttatctggtATTAGGTGTGAAGGGTTAGTGTTACTTGAGACGTATTCTGCTCTTGAGGACCAAGAGCTGCTTGACCGTCTACCAAAATTCCTAGACATTGAAGCCGAGGTTACTGGTAACGCAGCTTATTCCATGTTTAACTTGTCACTTGTTGAAGATTGGgacaaatcaaaaaatttttgtCACTACTTGAaaggtaattttctttttattagtGATTGTTTAGGagtaaaatttagttattttgggTATGAAAAATTAGGCTAGGATTAGATTTTTGTTTAAGATATAGTTGTAgcaacttttatacattttttttttaggaccAGACGAAGATCTGAATGTAGGTGATCATAAAACCAACCAAGTTAGTTACATTCATACAAACGGAAAACTAAGGAAATAGTGactgcttttatatttttaatatagtattaaaattttgtttctagatgtttatcattgtataatattcattttttttttacgttttgttaagtagtatacaaaatttccagttaaaattgttattaatagattttaaagtTACTAATCTAGGTACTTTATGTAGTCTGTAACACAAATTACTCATACTTAcatatatgcattatttttctttatatttgctatagttttttctttattattttattttttttttttttttgcagccagtataatatattaaattattactgtaggtagtaagttatttatttattattttttagataaatattataatgtaattataagaaactattttaaaaatatatctaaaattcAAACTGCTTATTATTTGGATTTTCTGCGAATATTGATTAATTGAAGAAACGATTGGTACATATATTTGTAATGCACTTGAACGTCATAAAATgctaattgtttgaatttttactttaattacctactaattactattgatGTCTATAAACTTGACACGTCCTGCTAACGTTTTCCTACGAAAGTATTATTTCACACAGtcaaaaataggtacctacactctTTTTTTGAATGTGGTTAGCGTGGATTTTTTGATTGTCTAACGCATCTTGTTGGAACAATGCCAAGCCCATTTTCCGTTTTATTTTGGCAATCTAttcaaaacttattttattttaaacatagcAGCGTGACCACCGCAGTCAGTATTGCTAATCGTcttctttcaaaattaatattgtctcattaatttttgttatgtgTTGAGCTCGACGggatgtttatttttatgttcaaagCGTGTTTTTAAACGCTTAAGATCCGACGTagatttaccttttttttatttgttaagaaaaataataatgaataaaaacgacaaacttattcgcgtatattttttcaactcgCAGAAATTCGTTATCGTAGTTATAGGattcatcaaaataaaaatttagcgTTCATGTCACAATAGCCTACATGGACTTTGGGAGCACTCCGGAGtggaaatgtaaaataaacgatgatcattattactattattatttcgagTTTGTTGCCGTCCTTTATCTCAGATGCAAAcacaaatatagtatattagcacagaatagatgaaatttcatctattctgtgatattaGTATACCAATATAAGTGTCAAGTATTATGAACTGAGACCGTTGTAAAATTATAAGGTTCGTGTGTATTAtggccaattaaaaaaaaaacgcgtgATCACTTGTGCGTAGAACCACACACGCAGTGTCGATCACTAGTACTTACACTGAgtacgttataattattttataagctacGATTTGTTTTTCCTATCTCAAATTGCTTGCATATCGTGATGCACTGTTGCTGCGGGTAATATACGAGACTATAGACAAAGATGGGCACTAActagttagaaaataaaaatcaagttaAAAAGTAGCTTTCTAacctaactattttttaattcataataacatTCTAACTATACGAATTTAATAGAATGCATGAAATTATCTAGTTAAcacagaaaacaaaaattatcaaacaagtTATTTTTGTAATCTCTGCAAAAATCCTAATGTTCTATAACACACTAACACTAGTGATTTTCGACTGGATAataatcaatcataatatatacctaatattataatatgatatattatatcgaatatcGATGTAATCAATACATAGTATTTTGTGAGGAAACTTACAgattttatcataatacatttcTTCTAATATACAATTCTTCTAATTTCTTGATAATACATGGTAAATTTAGAAAATTGAAGGTTTTATACGTAGTTATTTTCTTGGTGTAAGTGGTAAAATGCGGCCGAATACGGTTAAGCGCAACCGCCGTATTAAATTCATTCATCAgtcatcaacaataataattttagttaggtaattattaatttaatgtaataggtacttaacacttaaataaacaagtttttaaatttataatttaatcttaaaaaatgtacctacttggCTACTTCTAACTTAAAGAAATCAACTTATAttctaacttttttaatttttatattttagtagataACTTAACTCGAACTATAGTTGTAAAAATTAGTAACTCGCACAGCCTTTGCCTATAGATAATTTACTTCTATTGTAGTAGCCAATAGGTAGCTATTGTGGTGTTTGGAGTTCGAGTAATTTTCAACGATAAGTATTGGTTGGAAATATATGTCGACAAGACAACgaatgatattgatatatttaaaacagcCATATACCTAGGTGGCTGGttaccatattatgtaattttcctGTACCCATATCATTTCCGAACTTTCGGGCATAGATTTTTTACTAATAGACCGGCCACTTCATGTTTCCATCGAGTCAAGATAGGTCATAGGTGGCGCTTGTCGATTACTCTTGAtacggtataaaatatatctatatattcacactatatattattttattttattttattttttagcatacAATACGGGCGTGAGCccaatttaacataatattgatacaaCAATTACATTAGTGTGATAACAGTGAAATATACTGATACATAAATACTTGATTAGGTTATGAAATAGAAAAGAAGGGGTCTGAATTGGCAATAGACATACAGCGCCGAAGTGGttcatttaaacaataattagtgGAGGAGGTAGGTAAATTAAAGGTGGTGTGTTGACGGGTGAGGCGTGGAGGGACATTTAAAGGGATTAGAGAGAGAAGGTGTGGTAAGTCAGTTTGCCCATTTAATAATTTGGATAAAAATGTAAGGTTAGCAGTGCGTCTACGATTCGCTAGCGAATCTAGTTTGAGATACTCAAgtattggtaaataattatgaGGAAGACATTCAAtcttaagtaggtacatgactggcatattttaaagatttattttggACTCGCTCAAGCATTAATGCCTTTTGAGCAGTACTAGGATCCCAAATGACCGAGCCGTATTCAAGGATAGGCCTAACAAGCGAACAGTAACCTAACCTTAAGGAGAGAAGCTAACTTAAACTCAGTTGTAACGCGTTTAATAAAACCTAAGATTTTAAGTGATTTACAGCAGACATGCACAATGTGTAAATGGAGGCTAAGCGTATAGGACAGAGAACAAAACCAAGATCAGTGACAAATGTATCAAGTGACTGCAGATTAGTCCCattaattgcatatttaaaatgaattgggTATTTAAGATGTGTAAACGTCATATGGTGGTATTTAGCAATATTAAAATCCAATCCTAGTTTGCTGGCCCATACAACAATTGCATTCAGTTCGTTTTGTAGGACATGACAGTCGTCTAAAGAGTCGATATGATagaatatttttacatcatCCACAAACGCCGTGCATGATTTAAAGAATGGTTAATACTATTGAAAACAGTAGAGGAGAGAGGCGGCCCCCTTGTGGGACACCatcatatgaaatattattattataatatattttatacgtaatgGGCTGCATCACTCCTCTAATCGCGACTATGAATGATTTTTGGATAGGATGGGCCGGTCTATAGGTAAAAGTAGAGAGCCtagataatgaataaatatattatataataattatatataaaggcTATCTAGGCAGAAGGTGTCGTGTGTATCGCACAGGACACTACACCAGTACGGGTCCACATTATCCGCGAATTCCAAACACGTAATTAATTGTATAGCCAttgcgatataatattaatgacccGTTCTTATAGCTATTTTTTAAAGGGGGtggatatacatttttgaccACTACAATTGCCAGACCAGTAGACCACATTATATGTGGAATTGACTTTCATTgctttatagtatatttcatattatgacaaaaataagCCAAAGGAGGGATGATATCGGATATGACTCTCATCTCCCTCCCACATGAACATGCTGGTAATTTTCATGTAGACGGTATAGCGTGTTAAACAAATTccataccaaataccaataacATGGTTAAATAAAGTAACAACCATATTGGTAATCACTAATGACTAATCTATAGTAGtatgattaggtaggtatgtctacgaaaaaacaatttgtacgATTGTTTTTTTACCAGCAGCGtgggcaataatattattgatcttTTTGTCTAGTCCTTATATTAAACACGAGTATACGACTGATCaccgattatataatattcgcaTAATTAATTCCGCAAATAGATACAgattaggtacatattctacGGACTACGGATTGTAGCTGGTATATAATTGTAACGTACggcctaaataaaataaataatatcccaGTAGACAATCTACGATGAGCTGATGgtgtaaaaatgataatattatattatgatttctaTTTCTTAGTTAACGATCGGccgcataacaatattatattgttatacctatgtgTTCAAACAAACACGTTTTTAATTAGGCATTTAGGTGTGTATCTCGTCAGTCGTCGCACGCGTTTGAAATTTGATCTCTGACTACAACTACTGCAGTCTGCACAACGGAGAATAATTTCGATAACCCTATAGCTTTTATGATACCTACTCAATAAGTAgggaataagtaataactaggtaACTAATAACATTAGGTAACACCACCATCACATTGGATATATAtcaatagattataaatgttgaacaatAGGAGGTActcatctatattataatatattacgcgtATATAGTTATATGGTTTTACCCCCTGGCCACTGACTTACATTATATACCATAGGTCATAAGCGCAATTTGGGAGGTCTAGGCAGGCTTAGCCGCCTCTAGTTTTATTTAAGCCCCCCtaagtttttcaatatattcatTCTTAAATCCacctgataaaaaaataatgcaggtctgtattgattttataaatttagccccccccccccccaaatcagTTGtccaaattgcgcctatgcttCCTATAATTCATGGTCATTGGTTACTTAGATATAACTTTCAGACAATCATcgtaatcaataatattgttttgctgCGCTCAAAACggcgacaatatttttttaatcatcgaTAACTTTACTATATCACAATAgctttacattattttaactacgaaataccTACCCCGTCGaccataatgataattttataataaaattatagacatatacaacaatttattcgaaatacaatggtattattaaaatttataatctatatccATAATAcctaactacaatattatgttgaaccctattgtttattgtttacagtttacctataggtacctaatataaacacGAGACACCTATAATATCTgatcgaaaatattaaaattcattaatagTTACAAACGTACAAAACTGAGTACgatctttacatttttatttttatagtttcaactttttgtataatattcaatatttcaattacctatagtatttttcaaatggaaaataaactgattgaaaatcaaaaaattatgttaccatttttaatatttttcgtcaattattattattattgttactctGTTAAACACATAGATTTAGGattgttattcattaattaatacataattaattatacatttgtacctatacataataaatacatcttcattatttactaaattcgaacataatatgtacaatttatttagctTTTAGAAACTTATATTGTCTACTGCGTACCTATCTCTATACTAAAAAATCACAACCTaaccccctcaaaaaaaaaataaaattagacgAAGGTTTGGGAATATGACCCCCACATTTTGAAATAGGCTTTATCatcttataataatcaaatcagttttactttttttattaggaataaaaaacaatattccttttaccaaataaataaataactattatagataggttatatgaaattatatttagtaattttaaaatataattttaatactaataatactttttaaaaatgtttatttttatgtgatcaaaatcaaaaaacttaatacGAAATCAGAAActcagaaaaaaaagtttaaattatgcaccgaaatttataatgtacctaagttGGATCAAATTTCGCAGGTCATGCCTGTAGATACGCCTATGAGGTCAACTCTAATGAgcaagaatttaattttacaaatacacCCAAAAATTGAGATTACTtgtaacacatattttttattttattttttatccagcTTTGATCAAAAAACTAAATAGAATGTCTTACTCTATTCATTAGACGTATgcggaaataaatataatttttgtagccCAGTGCTTTAAGCTCATAATACCAAGAAGTATGTCAAAATCGTTTCAAGTCGCCTCGATTGAcggtatctaaatcaaaattctaatgagTATTTTCTgagttgttaaaatgtttatagtaaggataataatacttaaaaatggttttagaaaattataaactttatgtagattactagatattataatttatagtatattatatttaatatttattatacttggatcatttttaaaatcaactaacCCCCCTATTTAcattatccttagtatacaaCGTAATACAACTCAAAAACTAgatactatttagaattttgatttatacataacaaacttctcaaaaaaaatatctattgaatGATTAAAAAGGAAAAAGCCCCCTCCATTTTATTTGGtccttatttgaaaaacagaagcttTTATTGTGACAGGATTATCCTTAAGTGGTACAAAAAATTTCTAGTATTCAAAATATGGTCttcaagtgtatttaaaaatcagaatttgaaaatattatgcataatttaatcatatacataggatgagcatgcttaaaaaatcaaccTGTAGATGAAGAATTAGAAAAACTTACGTGCataaaaagtataatgtatattatacattaattaaatgtatagtaggtaattattaatttgattttaatacaattgtaatttattgttaaaacatgcttttttgcaataaaatatagacatacgagtattaaaaagtgaaattaaattctttatctatgtggttataaaatatgttaacttgtctataattatgatattaagtattaacagcTACAgccatgataataattaataggtgtaTTGTAATGAAtagatatattgtaataacaatataggtgCATTAAGGAttgatgtacctaataaaaaaatgtaataattgtgcGCATATCATTgcttagttatatatttatagaataataataaaaacagctagtaatattctatttatcttttttttaaatatattatgcagtgtGATTCCCAAAGCATGCCCaaccccatttttttttaaataatgaatttattaaaattctaattttttcgacttttaaattatacactcaaaatcaaagaccatattttcaaactatgcattttttttttactactaaaGTAGTGTCCTGTTCTAACTTGTGATACaaacttatgtttttcaaattactaaaatgtttattttaaggaTAATAgcccttaaaaatggttttacaaaaataaagcagatgtaatattaaatagtttattatttattatgtttgaaccatttttacaaattattaatgttaatatatttattaaccagtaaccactaaaattttcaaattaccatagcctttatattttccaatttcaACTTATTATCATCTATCATAGACCTCAGTAcacagaaataaattaaaaacttttcgttcgaattttgattctgatacgtcaagattttcagaataaaatatctactaaattatttacagtaaaaaagtgGGGTTCTCACACAGCGCTCtttaagtagaaaaaaaaatctaaagaattggaaaatattaagaTCTTTAAGATTTTGAATTACTACCTTATTGGAGAAAAACAAGGGGCGGTGAACAATGAATTGATTAGTGGAATCACTATTAATAGAATCAGCTGTGCCTTAGCCTTCAGGACACGTGCAATGAGAATATTATGTGATTACTGAATAAGAAGGTGAAATTACTTGTTAGAAGAAGCCAAACAGTGGTGACCGTGACActaggtactatttatttagtaagatatttttgaaatgattttatGGAAATACATCTTTGCGATGTATTCTATTGTTGtgttgtttcatttttatagtaatagttCAGATTAGGGTTGAcggtattgaaatttgaaaccggTATTGCGGTATTAGATTCGGTACCGGTATGAAATAGTTTACCGCAATACCGGTATATACCGAAAAACCGTGGTACCGGAAAACTGAAAAACACTGAAATGATATGCTGAGGgagttaacaatttaaaaaaaaacattatattacggTATATTTTCCGGTATGCACCAGTATTACGGTATGTACCGGGATTACGGTATGTACCGGTATTACGGTATACCGAAAAAACCGTCAACCCTAGTTCAAATACTATGAATTAGCAATATAAATTGTTCTctcatatacctatagttatgttacatgtactaatatattatgtactattatgaTGCGCTGTTATTGAATGAAACCCatgaattaaacatattttatggcTATCTacttacttacctacctacctacctacgtcatGTACCTATAGTTACGTCTcacattaatgatttataattcgATGTATTGCCTATACCTATAAaacactgtaaaatataaattcttaatacctatgtattaatattttatacttatttagatacctatatttgatgaaCGGTATTAGTctacgaattattattttatataggtattattttatgccTAATAAAACGATGGATTTATACGATAAACACTccaatttacattataaattacaatttacttataaagttattacatgttttatttttttttttaaattaatgtttttatcaatTCCATTTCAATTATTACGGGCTacaacctatacctaatatacctaaccGCAAACGAGAATGTTGAAATGGCATCGAATCACGCGCGGGCcacgttgtttttaatttgaaatgtatacctaggtaccatggaatatgaataataattaataatatgatgtaataatgtatatgacttagccacttaggtatattatacgtagcCAGGAAGGTAGGTAGTATAGgcacacaaaatacaaatacacaatatactaaCGTATGATATATTATCGGTTTGTATGAACAAAATAAGGTCGACACCGTCTCGAAATGTTTACGAACAAATTCGCTTGCAAACTGTACTGCCGCAGTAAACATTTCAACAAGTttaaagtaacaatatattatctacgCATTTAACAATAACTAAGCTATGCTCCAAAAGGCATCCGTGtggtttgtaattaatattatacaataaaacgaCTCTCGTCGCtacttttactaattatttattcgtatacttaaaattgaaaaaaaatcgtgtaCTGTGTAGGTTACACATATTTAACCGTAGAAAGTATCGATAGGTCATCTGATAAACGTAtgcttaaaattgaataaacctACCAATCGATATGGATTATGGTGCAAATACCGAGtattgtgatatatatatatataaagttatgCCCCATAAATCTTATTACGTTTAATgtctatgtattattaaatactactgCATAAGCACAACTTAAAgaaacctatattatgttaatacgtTTAAAGTCCATTGAGTGTTATGTTTACCGATCGTATCTCccaattattcattaattattcgttattaattaataattataacttataaggtggGTTTTTAGTGAGactgtaaaatatgattttttgtaGTAACATCAAAGTCTgactaatgattaatgaatatcaATATACGATTGGAAAAATATTCTTTAGCAATATTGCAGGATGATTATCTTACtaaacattcattatttaaataagtatttaatatactaatgtttttgaaaatatttttttttatataggtatacctataacaaatatacaaatattctatattataggtacttataggttAGTATTATACTGGCATAATGAAATACTAAATAAAGGTAACTGGACATTTTGCTTATAAAAgtgattattatttcatttctgAACAAATCTGATTATCTGAATTACCTATTCGACTGTTCCTTCGAGCAATTCGATTTTTGTAGCAATTCGATCCACCTTTtaagcttatatattatatataatagaaaaataggaTTTCTTAGCGGGTTAGGTTAGGgacggtacctataatattataataatatagaatgaaGGTATATATCCTGGATAAGACACAGATATTTTCAATGGAAaaggttttataaaaaaaattatatgtatatatatatctatatatatatctaaacaaatatttttagtattattaagttatattattttttatacatatatacagtaaaaaatacCAAGGAGGGTGTTTGACACCCACTACCCCACCGTGTGTACACCACTGTCCTGAATATTGGATATCGTTAGTTGTTAACTGCATTAAAACCTGAAAATTACCAATAAATTCTTGACTCTTAAGAAGACGCTACACGGTCATTTGTTATCTTCGTCGTACaacttacaagtgcgtaacatagcaaatgtaTGCTCGGGATAatacgtttagctccgttatttaactaattaatataaagctCATCCATACCAAATATGCTTACAgtgaaaacttaaaattgaacatttattatgttttttttacaaatataatttatgaccaataaacaataagaataaaataaaatattattaattgataaaaaaaaggtgaTGAGACATGAATATGATATACTAGCTGTCCGATCTtctgaacaaattatttttttataatttaatttaaaaacatatgactattttttggctatacaaataatataatataattacatacctattttagttattgttattgctactttctaaaaattatatatcctacattttgaattcaaccacttgagtggtaaattttattctttttattatagaatagagataaggtagaaaaaaaattg
This portion of the Acyrthosiphon pisum isolate AL4f chromosome A1, pea_aphid_22Mar2018_4r6ur, whole genome shotgun sequence genome encodes:
- the LOC100165836 gene encoding TRPL translocation defect protein 14, encoding MDGKIKKLYKIVLTGGPCGGKTTGQSRLCTFFENLGWKVYRVPETANVLLSGGIKFSELSDDEAHKFQENLLRCMLQIENTFFELGESCDQDCLIICDRGAMDAAAYIPTNKWDLIMKENGLNMVDLRDNRYNQIIHMVSAACGAEDFYTTEDHTSRREDVSLAKSLDVKASASWIGHPYFDVIDNSSDFENKICRMIAAVCQKLGLDTGDRLATNSKKRKWLVKYLPNDQLFPPFQDFDVVHNYLQTYTKNMQARLRKRGQKGHWNYTHTIRRPRVRGQVIEVKTQLSHRDYVNLLSQKDETHYPIYKKRRCFIHYNQYFQLDIYCKPCHKRCEGLVLLETYSALEDQELLDRLPKFLDIEAEVTGNAAYSMFNLSLVEDWDKSKNFCHYLKGPDEDLNVGDHKTNQVSYIHTNGKLRK